The Oscillospiraceae bacterium genome contains the following window.
GGGGAGTGGTATGGATACCTGCGCCGGGACGGCAAACCCACGCTGCCTGCCTGCAAGGGAAGCACCTTCAAGGGCCCGTTCCACGTGCCCCGCAGCCTTTCCATGGCGGACAAGCTCATCGACGAGATTCTCGCTCCATAAAAAGGAGGACTGGCTATGCCCCGTATCCTACTGCTGCCATTGGATGAGCGCCCCTGCAACTTTCTCTATCCCGCGTTAATGGTCGAAAAATGCACCGATGTCCAGCTGCTGCTCCCTCCCAAAGAGCTGATGGGCAGCAAAAAGCGGCCTGCCCCGTTTTTGCTGCTGGCGCAATGGCTGGGAAAAAACTTTTCCTGCTGTGACTATGCGGTGATCTCGATTGATATGCTCGTATATGGCGGCATCGTCCCTTCCCGGCTGCACCATCAAACCACCCGGGAATGTTTGGATCGCCTGCATCTTCTGGCCGATCTGCGCGCGCGATATCCCCAGGTCAAGCTCTTTGCCTTCAGCCTTATCATGCGGGCGCCCTGCTACAATTCTGCCGACGAGGAGCCGGACTACTATGCCGAGCACGGGAGCTCCCTCTTCCGTGTGGGAGTGCTGCGGGACAAAATCCAGCGCAATTTGGCCACAGCCGAAGAAAAATCCGAGCTTTCCGGCCTGGAACAGAGCATTCCGCGCTCCGTCCTCTCCGATTTCTGCAGCCGGCGCAGCACCAACCACGCGGTGAATCTGCAAACTATTTTTCTGGCGGAACAGGGGGTATTGGATTTTCTCACCATCCCCCTGGACGACTGTGCTCTCCTGGGATGGGCCGCCGCAGAGCGGCAGCAGCTCGCCGCCGCTATCCGCAGCCACGCGCTGGGCAGCCGCATATACAGCTACTCCGGCGCCGATGAGGCCGGCTGCATCCTGCTGGCACGGGCGGTCAACCACAGCCGCGGCATAACCCCGTCGGTGCACATCTGTTACAGCAGCGCCGGCGCACCTATGGTTATTCCCCGCTTTGAAGACCGGCCGCTGGGCGAAAACCTCAAATGGCTGGTCGCCGCGGCCGGCGGCAGAACCTGCTTTTCCCTGCAAGAAGCCGACTACATCCTTGTTGTCAACGCCCCCACCGAAGGGCAAAGCGCCATGGGCGACGCCAAATCTCCCGCCCCTCACTCTGCTTTTGGCGAACGATGCCTGCCCGATCTCGCCGCCAATCTGCGGGCACTGGCCGCCAAAAAGCCTGTGATTCTGGCCGACCTGGCTGTCACAAACGGAGCCGACCGGGAATGGATGGACCTTTTGCAGCAGCAAAATCTGTTGAAAACGCTCTATGCCTATGCAGGCTGGAACACAGCGGCCAATGCTGCCGGCTGCTGCATCGCCCAGGGAATGCTCTGCGGCAAAGATAGCACACAAAGTGCCCTGTTCACCTGCCATCGGATTCTGGAGGATTGGCTTTATATGAGCCTGGTGCGCCGGGACGTTGCTGCATACGCGCAGCGAAAAGGGCTCTCTTTTGACGGCTCCTGGCAGGAACAGCTGCTTGCAAAATATGTGACACGGCAGATGTGCCGGCTGGCCAAAGGGCTTTCTCTCCCTGCACAGGTGGAAATCAGCCAAATTTCCTTTCCCTGGCATCGCCCGTTTGAAATCGAGCTTTTCATCCAGCTCTCCGCACCTTCCAAAGCGGGCATGTAAAAGAAAATCAGCCCCCCAAGCGGACGGCATCTGCCGCCCGCTTTTTTTCAGGCAAAAAGCTCCGCGCCCCTCCAGCGCCCCTATGCCCCAAGCGCACATTCAGACAGATTTCCGCACAGTTCTGCCTGTGGCTGCACACGTATTTTTCTGTATCTGTGCCCACAGCCACGAAAAAAGCCTGCAAGGATTGAAATTCGGGCTAGAATATGCTAATGTTTTCTCATAGGACCAGGGGACCGGGAAGCTATGGCTGCCATGCCCCCAGCCCGCCATCCCCGGGGAAGGGACGAGGGAGAGGAGCCTTTGCGTCGCTTCACAGCCTTGGGGCATTGGCGCAATACAATTTGAAAGGAAGAGTTGTTGTGGCACAGAAAAAAGCGCAGTCCACCAAGAGGCAGACCGCAGAAGCAAAAACTGCTGCGGCTGCAGAAAAAATGCGTTTTTGTGCTCGATCGGGGATTATGACAAAGCAAGTGACACATTCCTGGTGGCGAACCAGCGGCTCAAAGTAAATGGCGATCCAATAAAAATACAGGCAGATACACATGGCGGAACCTATCGTAGTCACCCTGTTGTAGAAAAAGATCCTTCGTTCTACATTGCGATTGTTCGGGATACGGTATCTGGAAAACTCCGCGTGAATGTACGGCTGGCTGGTCCCACATGGGCAGTTCAGAGCGGAACCTATACAGATTTTCGGTTTTGGACCGAAAAGCCGGATGATTCTCGGCTGGTCAACAAGACCTACACCAACACCGCCTGGCTGACCCCGCTGCGGGACGACCTGGGCTGGGATGGTACGGCTACCAAGGGCGTGATTGATAAGAAGCTGTCTGCACCGTACTGGGATAAGACCCGCGCCTCCATCCGCAGCAGTGCGAATGTAATGGTGTCCTACGGTTACTCTACCAGCTCGTCGATTGCCGTCTCCCAGACTGACCCGGCAGATCATACAGTTTACTCGACTAGCTCCGACGAGGCGGATACCACGACCATCCTGCCTGACAAGAACGACAAGGTCCATTATACCCTGACGGTGGACAATACGGTCTATGCCTCCCCGCAGGCCCTGACCAAACTGGTGCTTATCAATAACCTGCCGCAAGAGGGAGATCATAACCCCTTCCAGGACGACGATATGCGCGGCAGTGAATACCAGATGAGCCTGACAGAGGGCAATACATTCACCGTAAAGGCCAGCATCCGTCAAAATGATGGTACATTTGAGACAAAGGTAATCGACCCTAAGTACATTAAAATACAGTACAGCAAGGACGTTAGCTTTGATGGGGATGACTGGAACGGTAAGGAATCCGTTAAATGGACGACGAACCCGGAGGGGGCACGATCTTTCCGCATTATTATCGATGACCCGTCTGGTGCAGCCATGCCTGCACACAGCAAAGTTACCGTGGAGTACGACGCCAAAGCAGATACCCCGGACAGCATCGAACCCGGCCAGACCGCTTACAACAGTTTTGGTTACCACTATGAGGTGAATGGCGGAACTGCACTGGAAGCTGCCCCCTCGGGCGTTGGCCTGCGTACCCCGTATGTGCCCACCCTGCAAAAGCGCCTGGAGACCCCGGATGGTGAGGCTATGGCTGCCGGTGCAGATGCAAAATTCAATTTTGTCATCTATGACGGTGCCGCAGTGACCTTGAAGGATGACTTTACCGAAGCCGACCTGGCCAAAGCCTTGCAAGGGCGTACCTACACGTATGTGGCAAAGAAGGTTGACCCCGGCCAGATGGAATCCGATGCCCCATGGCTGAAAGACCTGAAGCAGTACAGCTATGCAAACGGCACCTGGACCGCAACTGATACGGCTTGGACATGGAAGAACGGGAGCACCTATCATGTGATCGAGTTGCCGATTACAGGTGACTACCGCTATGGTTCCATTAACCGCAGCACGGCACGCAGCTATAGCTTTACTTACAACTATGCCAATAAAAACACGCTGCAATGTGTAAACA
Protein-coding sequences here:
- a CDS encoding prealbumin-like fold domain-containing protein, translating into MNVRLAGPTWAVQSGTYTDFRFWTEKPDDSRLVNKTYTNTAWLTPLRDDLGWDGTATKGVIDKKLSAPYWDKTRASIRSSANVMVSYGYSTSSSIAVSQTDPADHTVYSTSSDEADTTTILPDKNDKVHYTLTVDNTVYASPQALTKLVLINNLPQEGDHNPFQDDDMRGSEYQMSLTEGNTFTVKASIRQNDGTFETKVIDPKYIKIQYSKDVSFDGDDWNGKESVKWTTNPEGARSFRIIIDDPSGAAMPAHSKVTVEYDAKADTPDSIEPGQTAYNSFGYHYEVNGGTALEAAPSGVGLRTPYVPTLQKRLETPDGEAMAAGADAKFNFVIYDGAAVTLKDDFTEADLAKALQGRTYTYVAKKVDPGQMESDAPWLKDLKQYSYANGTWTATDTAWTWKNGSTYHVIELPITGDYRYGSINRSTARSYSFTYNYANKNTLQCVNIGTSWAAKLTKIEENKPEIKLQDAYFALYSPVEADQMTKDACGALLVTKKPDLTYEDENGTKWYLKSVVKTDANGTLTWAGLSESEYRYVEVQAPNGYNLDSTVRKVTRPTGGGTASVSVTNRPGYNLPETGGIGTWPFMTAGLLLTGTALALLLKKRKTNN
- a CDS encoding DUF4127 family protein, with amino-acid sequence MPRILLLPLDERPCNFLYPALMVEKCTDVQLLLPPKELMGSKKRPAPFLLLAQWLGKNFSCCDYAVISIDMLVYGGIVPSRLHHQTTRECLDRLHLLADLRARYPQVKLFAFSLIMRAPCYNSADEEPDYYAEHGSSLFRVGVLRDKIQRNLATAEEKSELSGLEQSIPRSVLSDFCSRRSTNHAVNLQTIFLAEQGVLDFLTIPLDDCALLGWAAAERQQLAAAIRSHALGSRIYSYSGADEAGCILLARAVNHSRGITPSVHICYSSAGAPMVIPRFEDRPLGENLKWLVAAAGGRTCFSLQEADYILVVNAPTEGQSAMGDAKSPAPHSAFGERCLPDLAANLRALAAKKPVILADLAVTNGADREWMDLLQQQNLLKTLYAYAGWNTAANAAGCCIAQGMLCGKDSTQSALFTCHRILEDWLYMSLVRRDVAAYAQRKGLSFDGSWQEQLLAKYVTRQMCRLAKGLSLPAQVEISQISFPWHRPFEIELFIQLSAPSKAGM